The Suricata suricatta isolate VVHF042 chromosome 4, meerkat_22Aug2017_6uvM2_HiC, whole genome shotgun sequence genome includes a region encoding these proteins:
- the AKAP11 gene encoding A-kinase anchor protein 11 isoform X2, with protein sequence MATFQTSRNSHMKTRASVRKSFSEDVFQSVKSLLQSEKGLCSVSAEDCFKQDEHANLTEVTFLGFNEETDAAHIQDLAAVSLELPDLLNSLHFCSLNENEIICMKDINKSSDRNNGPLNQSHHSGMLCVMRVSPTLPRLRIDFIFSLLSKYATGIRCTLDTYLYQKCQLETAQEDDDDTNQSVSSIEDDFVTAFEHLEEEEPVKPYNDGINITALKSQCDAASQTSSGHHLETHDLRILVSSGRQKSLAKPSTSLINMLGQKELPSVKTSVTTLISEPWIQKSFYRSSNASDKGSDTQKTFFSSSPAYSSESECSSPSPVIFLDEEGYQKSLKAKLELPKIPVMKDDIEDSDSEVSEFFDSFDQFDELEQTLEASCPLLKDPVVGKLSQKKGHKHEKSCSVTTTMNPQKFKFERPALPANVRKPTPRKPESPYSNLCDAPDSPRPVKASGEDSGLFSPIRSSAFSPLGGCTPAECFCQTDIGGDRIHENHDSIYYTYEDYANSISCEVLGSVLHTQRTNATADINSINEGENKTIALNSGSLDETSKSKNKSLMIKDSIQKFASDLVERSFGSAFKDLQKGVSSCTNALCHLAIKLTSSVFQMAFNELRRQCAFSLRERAISGLANFLVSEALANALKDLQYVKKQIFTNTVARFAADLAEELVFEGIMEVCQFSCPPTPASPQGWLFDYEDKAVKSYAKDLSESVIQEAFIELSQAGVTFATKAAVSVSTDNIKDTSTGNLAPLTQTSTFSPAFNNQTLMATKAMQEHKKEYTVQQALFCTSGIVTSIPVPLAGSALLPYHISSNIYQSKSRRSSDDSNLNGNSTQTRVTPKNKEDEVACLRNICLSSDQNPGNQNDLKPTNDDPEVQSSSKLTSDPVIISNFSTAMVHTIVNETLESMTTFQGLKTVDEQTDGVTKTVKGKSLPFYSDQATVQQGEASSKDMFADQLSKSIIKHSIDKSKSTIPSVGKNAECKEDLPVPGGESQLALEKFPKFLDAQDHLTHCSRSVGKEYVPECKGSIAHGYSLETLQTCPTVAGQKPDLKEVAKDKSVKKHNLNNAALEPFCLGQDHPFPHSHTFSSTMLTCVDSLHVEDKQKIRDGNVIPDTPPSTPLVPSQAGSEWDIKKLTKKLKGELAKEFAPATPPSTPHNSSVGSLSENEQNTIEKEEFMLKLMRSLSEEVESSEDEEHPEVDVKSEHSGKKVQFAESLATHIISLATEMAASHLDDNVTQEPKVKSPSLNVQSQRSVSPTALNHTEENLQMLSNFAGDMAAEVITEAEKIAKVRSCVLFRQRRNSCYVDSGRDDRSEAKLDTEALANPKEVDPSILSLPPGFYMSGLTYKYPSCESVTDEYAGHIIQVLKQEGGNSELVMDQYANRLAYRSVKSGLQEAAKTAKTKCSLKIFPVQSSQVTAKNELLIFLNKEHHQEVDNERQSKTSGGYLCKNQTCELTLDTYKHEYSELYSFSASLAHSITRDVKKELTTSRVGLPKSLTDSCLYEKSGHDEDATSHAEPEFPQSLQPSLQNHRFHHSTGSLNGESVVQAIEQYAKKVVDDTLELSLGSAVFHVSESTKAANRVTYAEKLSPLLSQACRYCDRKELHDCTGNSSQHVCRQDSLATSQPASKSKLSSIYQEPRIFHLDVPQICLGLDKKTVLAEKIVAEAIEKAERELSNASLAADSGIGQDGVSFAESLTTEIMTSAMTNVGHAVSSPKEVEDFQSTESLGSQQLNLSIGDDSTGSWSNLSFEDEHQDESSSFHHLSESNGNSSSWSSLGLEGDLYEDNLSFPTSDSDGPDDKDEDHEDDIEGLEQDRKVLCITNIDLEPCTVDPQLRIILQWLVASEAEVTELYLHDSAKKEFIQLSKRLQGKGWKVGDLLQAVLRYYDLREQTPGEERSTPLFDWLLENA encoded by the exons gATTTAGCTGCAGTTTCTTTGGAACTTCCAGATCTTCTGAATTCACTGCACTTCTGCAgtctaaatgaaaatgaaattatttgtatGAAGGATATAAATAAATCATCAGATAGAAACAATGGTCCTCTAAATCAG AGTCATCATTCTGGAATGCTCTGTGTCATGAGAGTGTCACCTACATTACCAAGACTCAGAATTGATTTTATCTTTAGCCTGCTAAGTAAATACGCTACTGGTATAAGATGTACCCTGGACACATACTTGTACCAGAAGTGCCAGCTTGAGACTGCTCAGGAAGATGATGACGACACCAACCAGTCCGTGTCTTCCATAGAGGATGACTTTGTCACTGCTTTTGAGCACTTAGAGGAAGAAGAGCCTGTAAAGCCATATAATGATG GAATAAATATTACTGCACTAAAGAGCCAGTGTGATGCCGCTTCACAGACTTCTTCTGGTCACCATTTAGAAACCCATGATTTAAGGATTCTGGTTAGCTCTGGGAGGCAGAAGTCATTGGCTAAACCTTCAACGTCCTTAATAAATATGCTGGGACAGAAAGAACTACCGTCTGTGAAAACTTCAGTCACAACATTAATTTCTGAGCCTTGGATCCAAAAGAGTTTCTATAGATCATCTAATGCTTCAGATAAAGGTAGTGACACACAGAAAacgtttttttcttcttctcctgccTATTCCTCTGAATCCGAATGCTCAAGTCCAAGTCCTGTTATTTTCTTGGATGAAGAAGGATATCAAAAAAGTCTAAAAGCAAAACTTGAGTTACCTAAAATTCCTGTGATGAAAGATGACATAGAGGATTCAGACTCAGAAGTAAGTGAATTTTTTGATAGTTTTGATCAGTTTGATGAGCTGGAACAAACTTTAGAGGCTTCTTGTCCACTTCTAAAAGATCCTGTTGTAGGGAAGCTGTCACAGAAGAAAGgacataaacatgaaaaatcttGTTCTGTAACTACTACTATGAATCCTCAAAAATTCAAGTTTGAGCGCCCAGCTCTCCCAGCTAATGTTAGAAAGCCAACTCCTCGTAAACCAGAGTCCCCTTATAGTAACCTGTGTGATGCCCCAGATTCCCCTCGCCCAGTGAAGGCATCAGGGGAGGACAGTGGCTTGTTTAGCCCTATTCGATCCTCTGCTTTTAGTCCTCTTGGAGGCTGTACTCCTGCTGAATGTTTCTGCCAAACTGATATTGGTGGAGATAGAATTCATGAAAATCATGATTCTATTTATTACACCTATGAGGATTACGCAAATAGCATTTCATGTGAGGTTCTGGGCTCGGTTCTTCATACCCAACGTACTAACGCAACAGCAGACATTAATAGCATTaatgagggagaaaataaaaccatagcTCTTAACAGCGGAAGCCTTGATGAAACAAGTAAATCTAAAAACAAATCCTTGATGATTAAAGATAGTATTCAGAAATTTGCTTCAGACCTTGTGGAAAGAAGTTTTGGCAGTGCATTTAAAGACTTACAGAAAGGAGTTTCTTCGTGTACCAATGCGTTGTGCCACCTGGCCATCAAATTGACATCCTCTGTTTTTCAGATGGCATTTAACGAACTGAGAAGGCAGTGTGCGTTTTCGCTGAGAGAACGTGCCATTAGTGGTCTGGCTAATTTTTTGGTGAGTGAAGCTTTAGCAAATGCTCTAAAGGATTTACAGTATGTAAAAAAGCAGATATTCACAAACACAGTCGCTCGGTTTGCTGCGGATCTTGCCGAAGAGCTCGTTTTTGAAGGCATCATGGAAGTGTGTCAGTTTTCCTGTCCTCCAACACCCGCATCTCCACAGGGTTGGCTATTTGACTATGAAGACAAAGCAGTGAAGTCCTACGCAAAAGACTTGTCTGAGTCTGTAATACAGGAAGCATTCATCGAGCTTTCACAAGCTGGTGTGACCTTTGCAACCAAGGCAGCAGTTAGTGTTTCCACAGATAACATAAAGGACACGAGCACAGGAAACTTAGCGCCACTGACCCAGACCTCCACGTTTTCCCCTGCTTTTAACAACCAGACTCTTATGGCGACAAAAGCCATGCAGGAACATAAAAAGGAATACACAGTACAACAGGCCTTGTTTTGTACTTCGGGAATTGTTACTTCTATACCAGTGCCCTTGGCAGGAAGTGCCCTGCTCCCATATCACATTTCATCTAATATATATCAATCAAAGTCTCGTCGGTCATCTGATGATAGTAATTTGAATGGCAATTCTACCCAGACACGTGttaccccaaaaaacaaagaagatgaaGTAGCGTGtctcagaaatatttgtttatccTCAGACCAGAATCCAGGTAATCAGAATGATTTGAAACCAACTAATGATGACCCTGAAGTGCAGAGCTCTTCAAAATTAACAAGTGATCCTGTGATTATTAGCAACTTTTCGACAGCAATGGTGCATACGATTGTAAATGAGACTTTGGAGTCAATGACAACATTCCAAGGTTTAAAAACAGTTGATGAACAAACAGATGGTGTAACTAAAACAGTAAAGGGAAAAAGCCTTCCTTTCTACTCTGATCAAGCAACAGTGCAACAGGGCGAAGCTAGCAGTAAGGACATGTTTGCTGACCAATTATCTAAATCTATTATTAAACATTCCATCGATAAAAGCAAATCAACAATCCCAAGTGTAGGTAAAAATGCTGAATGTAAGGAAGACTTGCCTGTTCCTGGAGGAGAGTCACAGTTGGCCTTGGAAAAATTCCCCAAATTTCTTGATGCTCAAGACCACTTAACCCACTGTTCACGTTCAGTAGGAAAGGAATATGTTCCAGAATGTAAAGGTTCTATAGCTCATGGATATTCTTTAGAGACCCTGCAAACTTGTCCAACAGTTGCGGGTCAGAAACCTGATTTGAAGGAAGTTGCTAAAGACAAATCTGTGAAAAAGCATAATTTGAATAATGCAGCACTTGAGCCCTTCTGTTTGGGGCAAGACCACCCTTTTCCTCATTCCCATACTTTCTCCTCTACCATGCTTACTTGTGTAGACAGTTTGCATGTGgaagataaacagaaaattagAGATGGCAATGTGATACCTGATACTCCTCCATCTACTCCTCTAGTACCATCCCAGGCTGGTTCTGAATGGGATATCAAGAAGTTAACCAAAAAGCTCAAGGGGGAGTTAGCAAAAGAATTTGCGCCGGCTACACCACCTTCTACACCTCACAACTCCTCTGTTGGTAGTTTgtctgaaaatgaacaaaatactatagaaaaagaagagttcATGTTGAAACTAATGCGATCTCTTTCAGAAGAAGTTGAAAGCAGTGAAGATGAAGAGCACCCAGAAGTGGATGTGAAGTCAGAGCACTCAGGGAAGAAAGTTCAGTTTGCAGAATCGTTAGCTACCCACATCATTTCTCTGGCCACAGAAATGGCAGCTTCCCATTTAGATGATAATGTCACTCAAGAACCCAAGGTTAAAAGCCCTTCTTTAAATGTGCAGAGTCAAAGAAGTGTATCACCTACTGCTTTAAATCACACAGAGGAAAATTTACAAATGTTAAGCAATTTTGCAGGTGACATGGCAGCAGAAGTCATTACGGAAGCTGAGAAAATCGCAAAAGTTAGAAGCTGTGTGCTTTTCAGGCAGAGGAGGAATAGTTGTTACGTTGACAGTGGCCGAGATGATAGATCAGAAGCAAAGTTGGATACGGAGGCTCTAGCAAACCCCAAAGAAGTAGATCCATCCATTCTTTCGTTACCACCAGGTTTTTATATGTCTGGTCTGACATACAAGTATCCCAGCTGTGAAAGTGTGACAGACGAATATGCAGGTCACATTATCCAAGTGCTCAAACAGGAAGGCGGTAATAGTGAGTTAGTAATGGACCAGTATGCCAATAGACTTGCCTATCGATCTGTTAAGTCAGGATTACAAGAAGCAGCGAAGACAGCCAAAACGAAGTGCAGCTTGAAAATATTCCCCGTGCAGAGCTCACAGGTGACAGCCAAGAACGAACtcttaatattcttaaataaagaaCACCACCAAGAAGTAGATAACGAACGACAAAGTAAAACAAGTGGAGGTTACCTTTGTAAAAATCAAACTTGTGAACTGACGCTGGATACATATAAACATGAGTACTCTGAACTGTATAGTTTCTCAGCCTCTCTTGCTCACAGCATAACAAGAGATGTTAAAAAAGAGCTGACCACGTCTAGAGTTGGCTTGCCAAAATCCTTAACAGATTCTTGCCTTTATGAAAAGTCTGGACACGATGAAGATGCCACGTCGCACGCTGAGCCAGAATTTCCTCAGTCTCTTCAGCCTTCCTTGCAGAATCACAGATTTCACCACAGTACAGGCAGCTTAAATGGAGAGAGCGTGGTTCAAGCTATAGAACAGTATGCTAAAAAAGTAGTGGATGATACTTTAGAGCTCAGTTTAGGATCTGCAGTTTTCCATGTGTCTGAGTCCACAAAGGCGGCTAATAGGGTCACGTATGCAGAAAAGTTGTCACCTCTTCTAAGTCAAGCCTGCAGATATTGTGACCGTAAAGAACTGCATGATTGCACTGGAAATTCATCTCAACATGTTTGCAGACAGGATTCACTTGCTACTAGTCAGCCAGCTTCTAAATCAAAACTTAGCAGCATCTATCAGGAACCTAGAATTTTTCATCTTGACGTCCCACAAATTTGTCTTGGTCTCGATAAGAAGACAGTGCTTGCTGAGAAGATAGTTGCTGAAGCTATTGAAAAAGCAGAGCGAGAACTGAGCAATGCCAGTTTGGCAGCTGACAGTGGGATTGGACAGGATGGTGTTAGCTTTGCTGAAAGCCTTACCACAGAAATAATGACATCGGCGATGACCAATGTTGGACATGCTGTTAGCAG tCCAAAAGAAGTAGAAGACTTTCAGTCCACTGAGTCTCTTGGCAGCCAGCAGCTGAACCTCAGCATAGGTGACGATAGCACTGGCAGCTGGTCCAATTTAAGTTTTGAAGACGAACACCAGGATGAGAGCAGCAGTTTTCATCACCTGAGCGAAAG TAATGGTAACAGCAGTAGCTGGAGCAGTCTTGGTTTAGAAGGAGATTTGTATGAGGACAATTTATCCTTTCCAACATCAGACAG
- the AKAP11 gene encoding A-kinase anchor protein 11 isoform X3, with the protein MATFQTSRNSHMKTRASVRKSFSEDVFQSVKSLLQSEKGLCSVSAEDCFKQDEHANLTEVTFLGFNEETDAAHIQDLAAVSLELPDLLNSLHFCSLNENEIICMKDINKSSDRNNGPLNQSHHSGMLCVMRVSPTLPRLRIDFIFSLLSKYATGIRCTLDTYLYQKCQLETAQEDDDDTNQSVSSIEDDFVTAFEHLEEEEPVKPYNDGINITALKSQCDAASQTSSGHHLETHDLRILVSSGRQKSLAKPSTSLINMLGQKELPSVKTSVTTLISEPWIQKSFYRSSNASDKGSDTQKTFFSSSPAYSSESECSSPSPVIFLDEEGYQKSLKAKLELPKIPVMKDDIEDSDSEVSEFFDSFDQFDELEQTLEASCPLLKDPVVGKLSQKKGHKHEKSCSVTTTMNPQKFKFERPALPANVRKPTPRKPESPYSNLCDAPDSPRPVKASGEDSGLFSPIRSSAFSPLGGCTPAECFCQTDIGGDRIHENHDSIYYTYEDYANSISCEVLGSVLHTQRTNATADINSINEGENKTIALNSGSLDETSKSKNKSLMIKDSIQKFASDLVERSFGSAFKDLQKGVSSCTNALCHLAIKLTSSVFQMAFNELRRQCAFSLRERAISGLANFLVSEALANALKDLQYVKKQIFTNTVARFAADLAEELVFEGIMEVCQFSCPPTPASPQGWLFDYEDKAVKSYAKDLSESVIQEAFIELSQAGVTFATKAAVSVSTDNIKDTSTGNLAPLTQTSTFSPAFNNQTLMATKAMQEHKKEYTVQQALFCTSGIVTSIPVPLAGSALLPYHISSNIYQSKSRRSSDDSNLNGNSTQTRVTPKNKEDEVACLRNICLSSDQNPGNQNDLKPTNDDPEVQSSSKLTSDPVIISNFSTAMVHTIVNETLESMTTFQGLKTVDEQTDGVTKTVKGKSLPFYSDQATVQQGEASSKDMFADQLSKSIIKHSIDKSKSTIPSVGKNAECKEDLPVPGGESQLALEKFPKFLDAQDHLTHCSRSVGKEYVPECKGSIAHGYSLETLQTCPTVAGQKPDLKEVAKDKSVKKHNLNNAALEPFCLGQDHPFPHSHTFSSTMLTCVDSLHVEDKQKIRDGNVIPDTPPSTPLVPSQAGSEWDIKKLTKKLKGELAKEFAPATPPSTPHNSSVGSLSENEQNTIEKEEFMLKLMRSLSEEVESSEDEEHPEVDVKSEHSGKKVQFAESLATHIISLATEMAASHLDDNVTQEPKVKSPSLNVQSQRSVSPTALNHTEENLQMLSNFAGDMAAEVITEAEKIAKVRSCVLFRQRRNSCYVDSGRDDRSEAKLDTEALANPKEVDPSILSLPPGFYMSGLTYKYPSCESVTDEYAGHIIQVLKQEGGNSELVMDQYANRLAYRSVKSGLQEAAKTAKTKCSLKIFPVQSSQVTAKNELLIFLNKEHHQEVDNERQSKTSGGYLCKNQTCELTLDTYKHEYSELYSFSASLAHSITRDVKKELTTSRVGLPKSLTDSCLYEKSGHDEDATSHAEPEFPQSLQPSLQNHRFHHSTGSLNGESVVQAIEQYAKKVVDDTLELSLGSAVFHVSESTKAANRVTYAEKLSPLLSQACRYCDRKELHDCTGNSSQHVCRQDSLATSQPASKSKLSSIYQEPRIFHLDVPQICLGLDKKTVLAEKIVAEAIEKAERELSNASLAADSGIGQDGVSFAESLTTEIMTSAMTNVGHAVSSPKEVEDFQSTESLGSQQLNLSIGDDSTGSWSNLSFEDEHQDESSSFHHLSERTSKKTFKCPKLSSTFSSSSDGLCLQGCPTLPGSFRTSQLSLTEAVPRKSK; encoded by the exons gATTTAGCTGCAGTTTCTTTGGAACTTCCAGATCTTCTGAATTCACTGCACTTCTGCAgtctaaatgaaaatgaaattatttgtatGAAGGATATAAATAAATCATCAGATAGAAACAATGGTCCTCTAAATCAG AGTCATCATTCTGGAATGCTCTGTGTCATGAGAGTGTCACCTACATTACCAAGACTCAGAATTGATTTTATCTTTAGCCTGCTAAGTAAATACGCTACTGGTATAAGATGTACCCTGGACACATACTTGTACCAGAAGTGCCAGCTTGAGACTGCTCAGGAAGATGATGACGACACCAACCAGTCCGTGTCTTCCATAGAGGATGACTTTGTCACTGCTTTTGAGCACTTAGAGGAAGAAGAGCCTGTAAAGCCATATAATGATG GAATAAATATTACTGCACTAAAGAGCCAGTGTGATGCCGCTTCACAGACTTCTTCTGGTCACCATTTAGAAACCCATGATTTAAGGATTCTGGTTAGCTCTGGGAGGCAGAAGTCATTGGCTAAACCTTCAACGTCCTTAATAAATATGCTGGGACAGAAAGAACTACCGTCTGTGAAAACTTCAGTCACAACATTAATTTCTGAGCCTTGGATCCAAAAGAGTTTCTATAGATCATCTAATGCTTCAGATAAAGGTAGTGACACACAGAAAacgtttttttcttcttctcctgccTATTCCTCTGAATCCGAATGCTCAAGTCCAAGTCCTGTTATTTTCTTGGATGAAGAAGGATATCAAAAAAGTCTAAAAGCAAAACTTGAGTTACCTAAAATTCCTGTGATGAAAGATGACATAGAGGATTCAGACTCAGAAGTAAGTGAATTTTTTGATAGTTTTGATCAGTTTGATGAGCTGGAACAAACTTTAGAGGCTTCTTGTCCACTTCTAAAAGATCCTGTTGTAGGGAAGCTGTCACAGAAGAAAGgacataaacatgaaaaatcttGTTCTGTAACTACTACTATGAATCCTCAAAAATTCAAGTTTGAGCGCCCAGCTCTCCCAGCTAATGTTAGAAAGCCAACTCCTCGTAAACCAGAGTCCCCTTATAGTAACCTGTGTGATGCCCCAGATTCCCCTCGCCCAGTGAAGGCATCAGGGGAGGACAGTGGCTTGTTTAGCCCTATTCGATCCTCTGCTTTTAGTCCTCTTGGAGGCTGTACTCCTGCTGAATGTTTCTGCCAAACTGATATTGGTGGAGATAGAATTCATGAAAATCATGATTCTATTTATTACACCTATGAGGATTACGCAAATAGCATTTCATGTGAGGTTCTGGGCTCGGTTCTTCATACCCAACGTACTAACGCAACAGCAGACATTAATAGCATTaatgagggagaaaataaaaccatagcTCTTAACAGCGGAAGCCTTGATGAAACAAGTAAATCTAAAAACAAATCCTTGATGATTAAAGATAGTATTCAGAAATTTGCTTCAGACCTTGTGGAAAGAAGTTTTGGCAGTGCATTTAAAGACTTACAGAAAGGAGTTTCTTCGTGTACCAATGCGTTGTGCCACCTGGCCATCAAATTGACATCCTCTGTTTTTCAGATGGCATTTAACGAACTGAGAAGGCAGTGTGCGTTTTCGCTGAGAGAACGTGCCATTAGTGGTCTGGCTAATTTTTTGGTGAGTGAAGCTTTAGCAAATGCTCTAAAGGATTTACAGTATGTAAAAAAGCAGATATTCACAAACACAGTCGCTCGGTTTGCTGCGGATCTTGCCGAAGAGCTCGTTTTTGAAGGCATCATGGAAGTGTGTCAGTTTTCCTGTCCTCCAACACCCGCATCTCCACAGGGTTGGCTATTTGACTATGAAGACAAAGCAGTGAAGTCCTACGCAAAAGACTTGTCTGAGTCTGTAATACAGGAAGCATTCATCGAGCTTTCACAAGCTGGTGTGACCTTTGCAACCAAGGCAGCAGTTAGTGTTTCCACAGATAACATAAAGGACACGAGCACAGGAAACTTAGCGCCACTGACCCAGACCTCCACGTTTTCCCCTGCTTTTAACAACCAGACTCTTATGGCGACAAAAGCCATGCAGGAACATAAAAAGGAATACACAGTACAACAGGCCTTGTTTTGTACTTCGGGAATTGTTACTTCTATACCAGTGCCCTTGGCAGGAAGTGCCCTGCTCCCATATCACATTTCATCTAATATATATCAATCAAAGTCTCGTCGGTCATCTGATGATAGTAATTTGAATGGCAATTCTACCCAGACACGTGttaccccaaaaaacaaagaagatgaaGTAGCGTGtctcagaaatatttgtttatccTCAGACCAGAATCCAGGTAATCAGAATGATTTGAAACCAACTAATGATGACCCTGAAGTGCAGAGCTCTTCAAAATTAACAAGTGATCCTGTGATTATTAGCAACTTTTCGACAGCAATGGTGCATACGATTGTAAATGAGACTTTGGAGTCAATGACAACATTCCAAGGTTTAAAAACAGTTGATGAACAAACAGATGGTGTAACTAAAACAGTAAAGGGAAAAAGCCTTCCTTTCTACTCTGATCAAGCAACAGTGCAACAGGGCGAAGCTAGCAGTAAGGACATGTTTGCTGACCAATTATCTAAATCTATTATTAAACATTCCATCGATAAAAGCAAATCAACAATCCCAAGTGTAGGTAAAAATGCTGAATGTAAGGAAGACTTGCCTGTTCCTGGAGGAGAGTCACAGTTGGCCTTGGAAAAATTCCCCAAATTTCTTGATGCTCAAGACCACTTAACCCACTGTTCACGTTCAGTAGGAAAGGAATATGTTCCAGAATGTAAAGGTTCTATAGCTCATGGATATTCTTTAGAGACCCTGCAAACTTGTCCAACAGTTGCGGGTCAGAAACCTGATTTGAAGGAAGTTGCTAAAGACAAATCTGTGAAAAAGCATAATTTGAATAATGCAGCACTTGAGCCCTTCTGTTTGGGGCAAGACCACCCTTTTCCTCATTCCCATACTTTCTCCTCTACCATGCTTACTTGTGTAGACAGTTTGCATGTGgaagataaacagaaaattagAGATGGCAATGTGATACCTGATACTCCTCCATCTACTCCTCTAGTACCATCCCAGGCTGGTTCTGAATGGGATATCAAGAAGTTAACCAAAAAGCTCAAGGGGGAGTTAGCAAAAGAATTTGCGCCGGCTACACCACCTTCTACACCTCACAACTCCTCTGTTGGTAGTTTgtctgaaaatgaacaaaatactatagaaaaagaagagttcATGTTGAAACTAATGCGATCTCTTTCAGAAGAAGTTGAAAGCAGTGAAGATGAAGAGCACCCAGAAGTGGATGTGAAGTCAGAGCACTCAGGGAAGAAAGTTCAGTTTGCAGAATCGTTAGCTACCCACATCATTTCTCTGGCCACAGAAATGGCAGCTTCCCATTTAGATGATAATGTCACTCAAGAACCCAAGGTTAAAAGCCCTTCTTTAAATGTGCAGAGTCAAAGAAGTGTATCACCTACTGCTTTAAATCACACAGAGGAAAATTTACAAATGTTAAGCAATTTTGCAGGTGACATGGCAGCAGAAGTCATTACGGAAGCTGAGAAAATCGCAAAAGTTAGAAGCTGTGTGCTTTTCAGGCAGAGGAGGAATAGTTGTTACGTTGACAGTGGCCGAGATGATAGATCAGAAGCAAAGTTGGATACGGAGGCTCTAGCAAACCCCAAAGAAGTAGATCCATCCATTCTTTCGTTACCACCAGGTTTTTATATGTCTGGTCTGACATACAAGTATCCCAGCTGTGAAAGTGTGACAGACGAATATGCAGGTCACATTATCCAAGTGCTCAAACAGGAAGGCGGTAATAGTGAGTTAGTAATGGACCAGTATGCCAATAGACTTGCCTATCGATCTGTTAAGTCAGGATTACAAGAAGCAGCGAAGACAGCCAAAACGAAGTGCAGCTTGAAAATATTCCCCGTGCAGAGCTCACAGGTGACAGCCAAGAACGAACtcttaatattcttaaataaagaaCACCACCAAGAAGTAGATAACGAACGACAAAGTAAAACAAGTGGAGGTTACCTTTGTAAAAATCAAACTTGTGAACTGACGCTGGATACATATAAACATGAGTACTCTGAACTGTATAGTTTCTCAGCCTCTCTTGCTCACAGCATAACAAGAGATGTTAAAAAAGAGCTGACCACGTCTAGAGTTGGCTTGCCAAAATCCTTAACAGATTCTTGCCTTTATGAAAAGTCTGGACACGATGAAGATGCCACGTCGCACGCTGAGCCAGAATTTCCTCAGTCTCTTCAGCCTTCCTTGCAGAATCACAGATTTCACCACAGTACAGGCAGCTTAAATGGAGAGAGCGTGGTTCAAGCTATAGAACAGTATGCTAAAAAAGTAGTGGATGATACTTTAGAGCTCAGTTTAGGATCTGCAGTTTTCCATGTGTCTGAGTCCACAAAGGCGGCTAATAGGGTCACGTATGCAGAAAAGTTGTCACCTCTTCTAAGTCAAGCCTGCAGATATTGTGACCGTAAAGAACTGCATGATTGCACTGGAAATTCATCTCAACATGTTTGCAGACAGGATTCACTTGCTACTAGTCAGCCAGCTTCTAAATCAAAACTTAGCAGCATCTATCAGGAACCTAGAATTTTTCATCTTGACGTCCCACAAATTTGTCTTGGTCTCGATAAGAAGACAGTGCTTGCTGAGAAGATAGTTGCTGAAGCTATTGAAAAAGCAGAGCGAGAACTGAGCAATGCCAGTTTGGCAGCTGACAGTGGGATTGGACAGGATGGTGTTAGCTTTGCTGAAAGCCTTACCACAGAAATAATGACATCGGCGATGACCAATGTTGGACATGCTGTTAGCAG tCCAAAAGAAGTAGAAGACTTTCAGTCCACTGAGTCTCTTGGCAGCCAGCAGCTGAACCTCAGCATAGGTGACGATAGCACTGGCAGCTGGTCCAATTTAAGTTTTGAAGACGAACACCAGGATGAGAGCAGCAGTTTTCATCACCTGAGCGAAAG GACAAGtaagaaaactttcaaatgtCCGAAGCTGTCCAGTACCTTTTCCAGTAGCAGTGATGGTCTCTGCCTCCAAGGATGCCCCACTCTGCCGGGCAGCTTCCGAACCTCCCAGTTATCACTGACAGAAGCTGTCCCAAGGAAATCCAAg